A window of Ictalurus furcatus strain D&B chromosome 18, Billie_1.0, whole genome shotgun sequence contains these coding sequences:
- the LOC128622893 gene encoding cyclin-dependent kinase 9-like isoform X2, translating to MNVEAVEADVFEPCIQMRREVFKAKHRQTGKKVALKKVLMENEKEGFPITALREIKILQLLKHENVVNLIEICRTKATQFNRYKGSIYLVFDFCEHDLAGLLSNANVKFTLSEIKKVMQMLLNGLYWIHRNKILHRDMKAANVLITRDGVLKLADFGLARAFSLAKNSQGSCYTNRVVTLWYRPPELLLGERDYGPPIDLWGAGCIMAEMWTRSPIMQGNTEQHQLTLISQLCGSITAEVWPGVDKKYELYQKMELPKGQKRKVKERLKAYVKDPYALDLIDKLLVLDPAQRVDSDDALNHDFFWSDPMPSDLKHMLSTHNTSMFEYLAPPRRRGHMPQQPANQNRNPATASQSEFDRVF from the exons ATGAACGTAGAAGCTGTGGAAGCTGATGTGTTTGAGCCGTGCATACAGATGAGGAG GGAGGTGTTCAAGgccaaacacagacagactggCAAGAAAGTAGCGCTGAAGAAGGTGCTCATGGAAAATGAGAAAGAAGGG TTTCCCATCACAGCACTGAGGGAGATCAAGATCCTGCAGCTGCTAAAGCACGAGAACGTCGTAAATCTGATCGAGATCTGTCGAACAAAGG ccaCCCAGTTTAACCGTTACAAGGGCAGCATATACCTGGTGTTTGATTTCTGTGAGCACGATCTGGCTGGCCTACTAAGCAACGCCAATGTTAAGTTCACGCTGTCGGAGATTAAAAAGGTCATGCAGATGCTGCTGAATGGACTCTACTGGATCCACAGAAACAAG ATCCTGCACAGAGACATGAAAGCAGCAAACGTGCTCATCACAAGGGATGGAGTGCTGAAACTGGCTGATTTTGGCCTGGCAAGAGCCTTCAGCCTGGCAAAGAACAGCCAGGGCAGTTGCTACACCAACCGAGTGGTGACCCTGTGGTACCGACCTCCAGAGCTCCTGCTGG GAGAGCGTGACTACGGGCCACCCATCGATCTGTGGGGTGCAGGGTGTATCATGGCGGAAATGTGGACGAGGAGCCCCATCATGCAGGGAAACACAGAACAGCACCAGCTCACTCTGATCAGCCAGCTGTGTGGATCCATTACTGCGGAA gTGTGGCCTGGTGTGGATAAAAAATATGAGTTGTACCAGAAGATGGAGTTACCCAAAGGACAGAAGCGAAAGGTAAAAGAGCGTCTGAAGGCGTATGTTAAAGATCCATACGCTCTGGATCTGATCGATAAGCTGCTGGTGCTGGACCCGGCGCAGCGTGTGGACAGTGACGACGCTCTCAACCACGACTTCTTCTGGTCTGATCCCATGCCCTCTGACCTCAAACACATGCTCTCCACACACAACACGTCCATGTTTGAATACCTGGCCCCCCCGCGGCGCCGTGGTCACATGCCCCAAcagccagccaatcagaaccgCAACCCAGCTACAGCCAGCCAGTCTGAGTTCGATCGTGTTTTCTGA